The Lacipirellula parvula genome window below encodes:
- a CDS encoding putative toxin-antitoxin system toxin component, PIN family encodes MIVVYDCMLFFRSAARPERVSRLFELVDSGKVTLALGAEVLAEIHDVLNRTEHQSKFPALTPEAVTLFLQHFLRTSFWIDAVPEQYELKRDPKDSKYINLALASGADWLVTWDKDLLELSRSDSAVGQEFKALYPRLRIGTPENFLAESFA; translated from the coding sequence GTGATAGTCGTTTACGATTGCATGCTTTTCTTTCGCTCTGCCGCTCGTCCCGAGCGAGTTTCCAGGCTTTTTGAATTGGTCGATTCCGGGAAAGTAACGCTCGCCCTAGGGGCTGAAGTACTTGCCGAAATCCATGACGTGCTAAATCGCACCGAACACCAGAGCAAATTCCCTGCCCTGACGCCTGAGGCGGTCACTCTCTTTCTGCAGCACTTCCTCCGCACCAGCTTCTGGATTGACGCTGTGCCGGAGCAATACGAATTGAAGCGAGATCCTAAAGACAGTAAGTACATAAATCTCGCTCTCGCGTCAGGAGCGGATTGGTTGGTCACATGGGACAAAGATCTGCTCGAACTGAGCCGTTCTGATTCTGCCGTCGGCCAGGAGTTCAAGGCCCTCTACCCCCGCCTGCGCATCGGCACGCCGGAGAACTTCTTAGCGGAATCGTTCGCATAG
- a CDS encoding ArdC family protein yields MKSDEALKHVEVGIDELIKALEQGRSDTLIQFLEFQARFYHYSFRNCLLIAMQKPTARIVAGFARWKQLGRYVKKGEKGLMILAPLVYRQKKDVDNDDEQSSPIVRGFRVAHVFDVAQTEGAELPEFSRIHGQPGEKLRRLQRYVSDLEIALEFADSLGGAHGASHGGKIEILNGLEPAEEFLVTAHELAHELLHRGERRKETTRKVRELEAEAVAFIVCRTAGLDAVSHSADYIQLYSGDRELLMQSLDHIQRVSMQIISVVASTDIDEPDMNCVRSVVLAIA; encoded by the coding sequence ATGAAAAGTGATGAAGCGTTGAAACATGTAGAGGTGGGGATCGACGAGTTGATCAAGGCCCTTGAACAAGGTCGCAGCGACACGTTGATTCAGTTCCTTGAATTTCAAGCCCGCTTTTACCACTACAGCTTTCGGAACTGCTTATTAATTGCGATGCAAAAACCCACGGCAAGAATAGTTGCTGGCTTCGCTCGCTGGAAGCAGCTCGGCAGGTACGTCAAAAAGGGCGAAAAAGGGCTGATGATTTTGGCTCCGCTTGTCTATCGGCAAAAGAAAGATGTTGACAACGACGACGAGCAATCATCCCCTATCGTTCGCGGCTTTCGGGTCGCACACGTCTTTGACGTGGCTCAAACAGAGGGAGCTGAGTTGCCGGAGTTTAGCCGAATTCACGGCCAGCCCGGTGAAAAGCTCAGGAGGCTCCAGCGCTACGTAAGTGACTTGGAGATCGCCTTGGAGTTCGCCGATTCACTCGGCGGGGCTCACGGCGCTTCCCATGGAGGCAAGATTGAAATTCTAAACGGTCTGGAACCAGCCGAAGAATTCTTGGTCACTGCCCACGAACTCGCTCACGAACTGCTCCACCGCGGCGAACGACGAAAGGAAACGACTCGGAAGGTTCGTGAACTGGAAGCAGAAGCAGTCGCATTCATCGTCTGCCGCACTGCAGGGCTTGATGCCGTCAGCCATTCGGCCGACTACATCCAGCTCTACTCCGGTGATAGGGAACTACTCATGCAATCGCTCGATCACATTCAGCGGGTTTCCATGCAGATCATCTCTGTCGTCGCGTCGACGGACATCGATGAGCCTGACATGAATTGCGTCCGCTCTGTTGTGCTGGCGATCGCTTAG
- a CDS encoding exonuclease domain-containing protein produces the protein MRQRFVFIDLETGGGDPKRHPIIQLAAVAVDAAGGVLDTFEVKLKFDFRKAKSLSLRKNHYHPGLWANLAREPVMAAKDFASFLRKHATTPVVSAEGESFHVAQLAAHNAAFDGPFLTAWYDKLGLYLPARRQILCTLQMSLWHCALANADSPTNYRLATLCQFFGIPFHAAEAHEALADALATVQLFQAIRSRSRQSNNQVGGVGSNE, from the coding sequence ATGAGACAGCGATTCGTATTTATTGACTTGGAAACAGGAGGCGGCGACCCAAAGCGACATCCAATTATTCAACTTGCAGCCGTCGCAGTTGATGCCGCTGGGGGCGTCCTGGATACGTTCGAGGTCAAGCTCAAGTTCGACTTCAGAAAAGCAAAGTCTCTATCTCTTAGGAAGAATCATTACCATCCCGGACTGTGGGCCAACTTGGCGCGCGAACCAGTCATGGCAGCGAAGGATTTCGCTTCCTTTCTACGGAAACATGCAACCACGCCGGTAGTGTCCGCGGAAGGCGAATCATTTCACGTAGCTCAGTTGGCGGCTCATAACGCCGCATTCGACGGTCCCTTCTTAACCGCTTGGTATGACAAGCTCGGCTTGTACCTGCCTGCTCGCCGCCAAATTCTGTGCACGCTGCAGATGTCACTTTGGCACTGTGCGCTCGCCAATGCTGATTCGCCGACAAATTATCGATTAGCTACGCTTTGTCAGTTCTTCGGCATTCCCTTTCATGCAGCTGAAGCGCACGAAGCGCTGGCCGATGCGCTCGCCACGGTGCAGCTGTTTCAGGCGATTCGAAGCAGGTCGCGACAAAGCAATAACCAAGTCGGTGGCGTCGGAAGCAATGAATGA
- a CDS encoding tyrosine-type recombinase/integrase — translation MASILEAWIKRRTSRHTQRAYRQDLDAFIERLKLDWPRHATELLTVSVADVRAWRDDLMTQGMAPKTLNRRISSVSSFYRYLQAVAAEMRLPIVVPNPAHAQFIGRGSQDPVDETKALTATRARQLMGLPQGDEVIAYRDRAILRFCLYAGVRIGTVCRVRAQDFQIEGDEATIRIAEKGDKRRTIGIHFAAAEAIGEYMKKAGIESGPLFRPRNGPTSLTLATRSMNESSMYLLIRSYLERLPGAMRTEADGKKHCLYSPHSLRATTATLLLEAGVDIRKVQELLGHRHVTTTQVYDKRRRTTKESASHDVPI, via the coding sequence GTGGCGTCGATCCTGGAGGCATGGATCAAGCGCCGCACAAGTCGGCATACGCAGCGGGCTTACCGGCAAGATCTCGATGCTTTTATTGAGCGTCTGAAACTTGACTGGCCACGGCACGCCACAGAGCTGCTGACTGTCTCGGTCGCAGATGTCCGCGCGTGGCGAGATGATCTTATGACGCAAGGCATGGCGCCCAAAACGCTCAATCGGCGTATCTCGTCGGTTTCAAGCTTCTACAGGTACCTCCAAGCGGTCGCCGCCGAAATGCGTCTGCCCATCGTTGTTCCTAATCCGGCGCATGCTCAGTTCATTGGCCGCGGCTCACAGGATCCGGTCGATGAGACCAAAGCCCTTACGGCGACGCGAGCCAGGCAGTTGATGGGGCTGCCGCAGGGCGACGAGGTCATCGCTTATCGCGACCGGGCGATTTTGAGGTTTTGTCTTTATGCGGGCGTTCGCATCGGGACGGTGTGCCGGGTACGGGCTCAGGACTTTCAGATTGAGGGCGATGAGGCGACGATTCGGATTGCCGAGAAAGGCGACAAGCGCCGGACGATCGGGATTCACTTTGCTGCAGCAGAGGCGATTGGCGAGTACATGAAGAAAGCCGGTATCGAATCGGGGCCCCTCTTTCGACCCCGTAATGGCCCGACAAGCTTGACTCTAGCGACTCGGTCGATGAACGAATCGTCAATGTATCTGCTCATCAGGAGTTACCTAGAGCGGCTGCCGGGCGCGATGCGCACCGAAGCTGACGGCAAGAAACATTGTCTTTACTCCCCTCACTCGCTCAGGGCAACGACTGCCACGCTGCTGCTAGAAGCAGGCGTCGACATTCGCAAGGTTCAAGAGTTGCTTGGGCATCGGCATGTGACGACGACTCAGGTTTACGACAAACGACGCCGGACGACGAAGGAGTCTGCGAGCCATGACGTGCCGATTTAG
- a CDS encoding MauE/DoxX family redox-associated membrane protein produces MPKVDATNDDPPLQRRSVFFVRLLLTGLLLTTAALKVLSPAESAAMAIAYNIPPFLTAMVVQAELALAALLLFGCRPRQTLFAAAVMFALFGAFSSYRGWAGYESCGCFGSFQVNPWITAALDGAMFLLAAWGAWKSPVDQHHELKRFYYAGGLYAVAGLWAAAGMISSASSSHEDATIGDTSGLVVLEPGTWIGKPFPLMSHLSPVVPLHEGRWTILIHHHDCPRCQEAVPQYERLAEAGNDRRIALVETPPYGEIALSEQGALRTRLSEDHEWFVQTPVEIQIDAGVVVGASLDLPAIAAEPLLVSQRGSGSESSSSLSTD; encoded by the coding sequence ATGCCTAAAGTCGACGCAACGAATGACGACCCACCGCTACAACGGCGTAGCGTCTTCTTCGTTCGCCTACTCCTTACAGGCCTTCTCCTGACGACGGCTGCGCTCAAAGTCCTCTCGCCCGCCGAATCGGCAGCGATGGCCATCGCCTACAATATTCCTCCCTTCTTGACGGCCATGGTCGTGCAAGCGGAATTGGCGCTCGCTGCGCTCCTGCTCTTCGGCTGTCGGCCGAGGCAGACGCTGTTTGCCGCCGCCGTTATGTTCGCTCTCTTCGGAGCATTCTCGAGTTATCGAGGCTGGGCTGGCTACGAATCGTGCGGCTGCTTTGGATCGTTTCAAGTAAATCCCTGGATCACCGCCGCTTTGGACGGGGCGATGTTCCTTCTCGCCGCCTGGGGGGCCTGGAAATCCCCCGTCGACCAGCATCATGAGCTAAAGCGATTTTACTATGCTGGCGGCCTTTACGCTGTGGCCGGTCTCTGGGCTGCGGCGGGAATGATTTCGAGTGCATCTTCGTCGCATGAAGACGCTACTATCGGTGACACTAGTGGGTTGGTCGTTCTGGAACCAGGAACGTGGATAGGAAAGCCGTTTCCGCTCATGTCGCATCTGTCGCCCGTAGTCCCGCTCCACGAAGGTCGCTGGACGATCCTCATTCACCATCACGATTGTCCTCGCTGCCAAGAGGCGGTTCCGCAATACGAACGGCTGGCAGAAGCAGGGAACGATCGTCGCATCGCCCTCGTCGAGACGCCGCCGTACGGGGAGATCGCCTTATCGGAGCAAGGAGCGCTGCGAACTCGGCTCTCAGAAGACCACGAGTGGTTCGTCCAGACGCCAGTCGAGATTCAAATCGACGCTGGCGTCGTCGTCGGCGCATCGCTTGATCTGCCGGCAATTGCCGCCGAGCCGTTGCTTGTTTCCCAGCGAGGTTCAGGCAGCGAATCGTCAAGTTCCCTGTCCACTGATTGA
- a CDS encoding DUF1559 domain-containing protein, producing MMDCLVEIKRVVNHVSPHRAGFHRGSACGQPILRRAMTLVELLVVIAIIGTLMGLLIPAVRAARASSKGVTCKNNLRQIGIGLEEHLGHLGRYPVDGKNGYGACAFLLPYVEQQALYAQLKPTESERPAIASNASLGGTAIATFLCPTMESRRQTVLKLGRASYLGNRDLFPWNLPQTVIRDSKSETIAMGETLAEQAWILPGTAEAIPPGDDSTFGSRHPGGANFVFCDASVRFISENIDPVTFLALCTTNGGEPTVER from the coding sequence ATGATGGATTGTTTAGTTGAGATCAAACGCGTAGTTAATCATGTTAGCCCTCATCGTGCAGGATTTCACCGCGGTTCGGCTTGTGGCCAGCCAATACTTCGTCGTGCGATGACGCTGGTAGAGCTACTGGTTGTCATTGCGATTATTGGCACGTTGATGGGATTGCTGATCCCCGCCGTCCGCGCTGCGCGTGCATCGAGCAAGGGAGTTACCTGCAAAAACAATTTGAGGCAAATCGGAATTGGATTGGAGGAGCACTTAGGCCATCTGGGGCGCTATCCTGTTGATGGTAAAAACGGATATGGGGCGTGTGCATTTCTCTTGCCCTATGTGGAACAGCAGGCTTTGTATGCGCAATTGAAGCCAACGGAATCGGAGCGGCCAGCCATAGCATCCAATGCCAGCTTAGGTGGCACGGCCATCGCAACGTTTCTCTGTCCGACGATGGAGAGTCGAAGGCAAACAGTTCTTAAACTTGGTCGTGCCAGTTATCTGGGAAATAGGGACCTGTTTCCATGGAATCTTCCTCAGACAGTGATACGCGATAGTAAGAGCGAAACTATCGCAATGGGAGAGACGCTGGCAGAGCAGGCTTGGATACTTCCCGGCACCGCTGAAGCAATTCCTCCAGGAGATGATAGTACTTTCGGGAGTCGGCACCCGGGCGGCGCGAATTTTGTGTTCTGTGACGCGTCTGTTCGGTTTATCAGCGAGAACATCGATCCGGTTACGTTTTTGGCTCTTTGCACTACAAATGGCGGTGAGCCTACAGTCGAGAGATAG
- a CDS encoding DUF1559 domain-containing protein, with protein sequence MLHPIASHEPSLSCRLTGRTLQGMPGEAPRSKAWGFTLVELLVVIAIIGALAGLLVPAVRAARASSKNAACKNNLRQMGIALDLHNGTHGCYPVDGENGFGVGAFLLPYLEQKALYDQLKPREKKTANVGSIGDNLINSTIEVFVCPSFLRPQKGESSSLGPSNYIGNSFVFSKVTIYDDIVDGESNTIAMGETVNNHAWAKPGLAGSSPPSEAGAYSSRHGGGANFVFCDGSVHFIQEDVDPNVFTALSTIDGREAIGEW encoded by the coding sequence ATGCTACATCCAATTGCATCTCACGAACCCAGTCTAAGTTGTCGCTTGACCGGTAGAACTCTTCAGGGAATGCCTGGCGAAGCACCCCGGTCCAAGGCATGGGGGTTCACCTTAGTTGAACTACTCGTAGTAATCGCCATTATTGGTGCGCTAGCTGGCCTATTGGTTCCCGCGGTTCGGGCCGCCAGGGCGTCAAGCAAGAACGCAGCGTGTAAGAATAATCTCCGACAGATGGGAATCGCACTTGACCTTCACAATGGGACGCACGGTTGTTATCCCGTAGATGGAGAAAACGGATTTGGCGTAGGCGCATTCCTGCTGCCATACCTTGAGCAGAAAGCGCTTTACGATCAATTGAAACCTCGCGAAAAAAAGACTGCGAATGTCGGCTCAATTGGCGACAATCTCATCAACTCAACGATTGAAGTGTTTGTTTGCCCATCATTCTTGAGGCCTCAAAAGGGCGAGAGTTCGTCCCTCGGACCAAGCAATTATATCGGTAACAGCTTCGTGTTCTCCAAGGTGACGATCTATGACGACATCGTTGATGGCGAAAGCAATACCATTGCCATGGGGGAAACGGTTAATAACCATGCTTGGGCCAAGCCGGGGCTCGCAGGCTCGTCACCACCGAGCGAAGCCGGAGCATACAGCAGTCGGCATGGGGGGGGCGCGAACTTCGTCTTTTGCGATGGTTCAGTTCATTTTATTCAGGAAGACGTTGATCCTAACGTTTTCACTGCACTCAGTACGATCGACGGCCGTGAGGCCATCGGGGAGTGGTGA
- a CDS encoding tetratricopeptide repeat protein has translation MTFIFVMAGVFAQSACGQRPSRELVIFRSQLQELKELHYQDSNPTHTIKRYEQLIANFSEAPEVTEAMYHLARYYRSKGISKQKAIYWFREAIARSAENSWVWSKARIGLAGQLRWMTDNPQAVREARVLVEEVAANNTNQIAVLVSVEFELMMQCIVEDNSTGAERHCSRLLGYDDRQTLPAMNPLEEKMLKSLQSRSVDLLMHKVSCGPGTREGKAAWVEQFEKKHPGHEWLGEPIRQARVRIDDMGNTSPEGAELLTSKRGSARTVMIFGNLLAVVVLCAIILRKRLLRPAGPA, from the coding sequence GTGACTTTCATCTTTGTGATGGCTGGTGTGTTCGCACAATCAGCGTGTGGCCAACGGCCCTCACGAGAACTCGTGATCTTCCGTTCGCAGCTTCAAGAGTTAAAGGAGTTGCATTACCAAGACTCGAATCCCACGCACACCATCAAACGCTATGAGCAGCTCATCGCAAATTTCTCGGAAGCTCCAGAAGTCACCGAGGCGATGTACCACCTTGCCCGCTACTACCGGTCAAAGGGCATTAGTAAGCAAAAGGCGATTTATTGGTTTCGTGAAGCAATTGCGAGGAGCGCAGAGAATAGCTGGGTGTGGAGTAAGGCCAGAATCGGTTTGGCAGGTCAATTGCGATGGATGACTGATAACCCTCAAGCAGTTCGTGAGGCACGTGTTCTGGTTGAAGAGGTCGCCGCGAATAATACAAATCAAATTGCTGTCCTGGTCAGCGTTGAGTTTGAATTGATGATGCAATGCATCGTGGAAGACAATTCTACCGGAGCAGAAAGACACTGCAGCAGGCTTTTAGGCTATGACGACCGGCAGACTCTTCCTGCGATGAATCCCTTGGAAGAGAAGATGCTGAAGTCGCTTCAATCGCGATCCGTAGACCTTTTGATGCATAAAGTGTCTTGCGGGCCCGGCACACGAGAGGGTAAAGCCGCCTGGGTAGAGCAATTTGAGAAAAAGCATCCTGGGCATGAGTGGCTGGGGGAGCCGATTCGGCAAGCTCGCGTACGCATTGACGATATGGGAAATACTTCTCCAGAAGGCGCCGAACTGCTCACGTCGAAAAGGGGCTCTGCCCGTACAGTAATGATATTTGGAAACCTTCTGGCGGTGGTCGTCCTGTGCGCGATCATACTGAGGAAGCGATTGTTACGGCCCGCAGGGCCGGCCTAG
- a CDS encoding DUF1573 domain-containing protein, which produces MSLKAQFALLFAAGLLAGVFVESHMLSHFKQSAMASVNATDDHAGRRSDAAGSTIEDSELDNVRRQENSRSLPSSPRVEIDDRIFDFGERDAGDVVEHAFKLTNSGQETLLINRVLTSCSCTTAEVGSKSIPPGGSTTLNVKLDLHLLRGPQNRSVLVQSNDPRTPALQLDLKGNSIYHVDLSPPHLALGDTKGSEPFSGIVTVTAGKGIDALNVEQTRTSGDNVEAELEAVEEGKRYLVKVKVKPQQEAAESQRWVKLMTDHPGEYKEINIPILTSAQLASSNGVGSSALPPGMAGPTLDAKVGETLELEGVDLAGAPISLTKFTGKPTAVIFWASTCNACKGELSQLKQLHADYHEAGFQVLGVSLDKSVENRQQYLNEMSLPWDTIVSKDDGMGLAFAKRYKVRAIPSVVLIDGSGKVVAIDKRGPALRQAVSELLSSAGGT; this is translated from the coding sequence ATGTCGCTAAAGGCACAGTTTGCTCTGCTATTTGCTGCTGGCCTTTTGGCCGGTGTTTTCGTCGAGTCGCATATGCTGAGCCACTTTAAGCAGTCTGCGATGGCTTCTGTAAATGCGACGGACGATCACGCTGGACGCCGAAGCGATGCAGCCGGATCAACCATCGAAGATTCTGAATTGGACAACGTTCGCAGGCAAGAAAACTCGCGATCATTGCCTTCTTCGCCGCGAGTCGAAATCGATGATCGGATTTTCGATTTCGGCGAGCGTGATGCCGGGGATGTTGTCGAGCACGCGTTTAAGTTGACCAATAGTGGTCAAGAGACGCTCTTGATCAACCGTGTCCTAACAAGCTGCAGTTGCACAACGGCAGAAGTCGGGTCGAAGAGCATCCCGCCAGGCGGTTCGACTACACTAAATGTGAAGCTGGACCTACATTTACTGCGAGGACCGCAGAATCGATCCGTGTTGGTACAAAGCAACGACCCTCGCACGCCGGCTCTTCAGCTTGATCTGAAGGGCAATTCGATTTACCACGTCGACTTGAGTCCTCCTCACTTGGCGCTTGGCGATACTAAAGGCAGCGAGCCATTTTCCGGCATAGTGACTGTCACCGCCGGCAAAGGAATCGATGCGCTGAATGTGGAGCAGACGCGAACGAGCGGCGACAACGTCGAAGCCGAGCTAGAAGCCGTGGAGGAGGGTAAGCGTTATTTGGTAAAGGTGAAAGTTAAGCCTCAGCAGGAAGCCGCGGAATCGCAGCGCTGGGTGAAGCTTATGACGGATCATCCGGGCGAGTACAAGGAAATCAATATCCCCATTCTAACATCCGCGCAATTGGCAAGCAGTAATGGCGTCGGTTCGTCTGCCTTGCCGCCAGGCATGGCGGGGCCCACCTTAGACGCGAAAGTTGGTGAGACGCTGGAACTCGAGGGGGTCGACTTAGCCGGAGCTCCAATATCCTTGACCAAGTTCACTGGCAAGCCAACTGCGGTGATTTTTTGGGCAAGCACATGTAACGCTTGCAAGGGGGAACTGAGTCAGCTGAAGCAATTGCACGCCGATTATCACGAAGCAGGATTTCAGGTTCTGGGGGTCAGTCTCGATAAGTCTGTGGAGAATCGGCAGCAATATCTAAATGAGATGTCGCTTCCCTGGGACACCATTGTCTCCAAAGATGATGGAATGGGGTTGGCATTCGCCAAGCGATATAAGGTTAGAGCGATACCCAGCGTAGTTCTTATCGACGGCTCGGGTAAGGTAGTCGCCATTGACAAACGAGGCCCCGCACTTCGCCAAGCTGTGTCGGAGTTGCTAAGTTCCGCCGGCGGCACCTGA
- a CDS encoding IS3 family transposase (programmed frameshift) translates to MPRGTKFKPEEIISKLREAEVELARGKKIPEVCKQIGVTEQTYYRWKKEYGGLRMDQAKRLKELEKENARLKRLLADAELDKAILKEAAFGKLLSPTKRRCAVEYVRDSLGRARVSERRACQVLSQHRSTQRRKQRVPSDEPRLLKRIVELASDYGRYGYRRVTALLRRDGWTVNHKRVERLWRQEGLKVPQKQPKRRRLWLADGSCVRLRPSYKDHVWSYDFVADRTSDGRAIRMLTLIDEHTRECLAIDVARSLKSEDVLERLSDLFVRRGVPTYIRSDNGAEFTATKVREWLARVGVKTLFIEPGSPWENGYVESFNGKLRDELLAREQFDTLLEAKVLIERWRRHFNAVRPHSSLGYRAPAPEAIQPASLASATPQQAKQAGVGATPTLT, encoded by the exons ATGCCGCGAGGAACGAAGTTCAAGCCGGAAGAGATCATTTCGAAGCTGCGCGAGGCGGAAGTCGAACTGGCTCGTGGGAAGAAGATTCCCGAAGTCTGTAAGCAGATCGGCGTGACGGAGCAGACGTACTACCGCTGGAAGAAGGAGTACGGCGGCTTGCGGATGGACCAAGCGAAGCGTCTCAAAGAGCTTGAGAAAGAGAACGCTCGACTGAAGCGATTGCTCGCCGACGCGGAGCTTGATAAGGCGATCTTGAAGGAAGCCGCGT TCGGGAAACTTCTGAGCCCGACGAAACGACGCTGTGCGGTCGAGTACGTTCGAGATTCTCTCGGACGCGCCCGAGTGTCGGAGCGTCGGGCTTGCCAGGTGCTGAGCCAACATCGCAGCACACAGCGGCGGAAGCAGCGCGTTCCCAGCGACGAGCCGCGGTTACTCAAGCGGATCGTGGAACTGGCAAGCGACTACGGCCGCTACGGCTATCGCCGGGTGACTGCCTTGTTGCGGCGCGACGGCTGGACGGTCAATCACAAACGCGTCGAGCGTCTTTGGCGTCAGGAGGGCCTGAAAGTGCCGCAGAAGCAACCAAAACGGAGGCGACTGTGGCTCGCCGACGGCTCGTGCGTGCGGCTGCGCCCATCCTACAAAGATCACGTCTGGAGCTACGACTTCGTCGCCGATCGCACGAGCGACGGCCGGGCGATTCGGATGCTCACCCTAATCGACGAGCATACCCGCGAGTGCTTGGCGATCGACGTGGCCCGAAGCCTCAAGAGCGAGGACGTGCTGGAGCGCTTGAGCGACCTGTTCGTCCGTCGCGGCGTGCCGACCTACATCCGCAGCGACAACGGCGCCGAGTTCACGGCGACGAAGGTGCGCGAGTGGCTGGCTCGGGTCGGCGTTAAGACGCTGTTCATCGAGCCGGGCAGCCCTTGGGAGAACGGCTACGTTGAAAGCTTCAACGGCAAGCTGCGCGACGAGCTGCTCGCGCGAGAGCAGTTCGATACGCTGCTGGAGGCCAAGGTTCTCATCGAGCGCTGGCGCCGGCACTTCAACGCCGTCCGACCGCACAGTTCGTTGGGCTACCGGGCTCCGGCGCCGGAAGCGATTCAGCCTGCTTCGCTTGCTTCGGCTACGCCTCAGCAAGCGAAGCAGGCTGGCGTTGGGGCAACGCCAACTCTAACTTAA